In one Brienomyrus brachyistius isolate T26 chromosome 5, BBRACH_0.4, whole genome shotgun sequence genomic region, the following are encoded:
- the usp42 gene encoding ubiquitin carboxyl-terminal hydrolase 42 isoform X5, which translates to MTIVDKPSEQSDPESGQLKLSGSLLSLTPGDMDGGSANWGIGSPPSDTSKAKTCVEPTPGAAVYSSGTAATGDRQKEQVVTGGDGIAPPQKVLFPAERISLQWNQVHRIGAGLHNLGNTCFLNSALQCLSYTAPLANYMLSREHSKTCHEPNFCMMCIMQNHIIQVFANSGNVIKPIGVLNELKRIAKHFRFGNQEDAHEFLRYIIDAMQRSCLPGNKLDRQTQATTFVHQVFGGYLRSRVKCLNCKAVSDTFDPFLDVALEIKTAQNITKALEQFVKPEQLDGENAYKCTKCKKMVPASKRFTVHRTSSVLTISLKRFANFNGGKIAKDVRYPEHLDMRPFMSQSHGEPLNYLLYAVLVHSGFSCHAGHYYCYIKASSGQWYQMNDASVTVSDIRTVLNQQAYVLFYIRSLDLKNGVEHNHCSRMPGQSSPRPILAPRPAGPQPSSTGFIGPQLPPHMAKNSPHVNGTGSVRGLPSCSKPSSSLVSRTGSSIPSSTIASQVLNRPTRIPESAKRQKLSFLIGQGKTVRPPGSQPALHYNPSCSSSITSQLQTQPSSSTATASSSCSRSTSENLPAAVSRPGLPHVSQGSRVNGTSHNHCAAFLVPYGQESSEESDQEGGAMENGLAGPHGMPAVNGSSRVITAETHVWENGSGPSHNGSRPSQNGLHKVNGVNHSEKVSPEALGLSCSQNPSPRVGDGRDAPASVTETLDTNPVEIGPGKEALLPTASSSQMGQPRSCTSVQDNNASTKGIRASSHLNELADPVSSVASDPGLTLDRNTTTEVKAKPIDVVSQTAGDVSQNNTVTLMDAPGASNHGSTDAGSINSLPSGPSLVSGSVLSRVKESTEAAKAAWRNTSESSGHIPRFESKGESKESNPRHSAREGKGAVDKAVHLFRNWDRGPEKHRHRRERSRDRSRERSRAQSRERSRERSRDRSRERSRERSRDRSRERSRDRSHERSRDRSRERSRERSRDRSRERSRERSRDRSRERSRDRSRERSRARSRERSRDRSRERSRERSRDRSRERSRDRSRERSRDRSRERSRDRSWDRSRYKHDRSYRSYRDRSRSRDRHHRDREAERRWDRFGHYSREHYHRSKEDRDRRHGEHDHDYDRLLGYRRREELCSQRRRSEEGRGRGHHTQDGDHGRARHSPQATASPPPGRARGSHMRLPIQEQHSEDRHTKKHKKSKKKKKAKDKYREHWGQDTFERNSDGSSRKHKKKKRSRHEADSPCESRSSLSGEEHRGSDYDKASRKRQHHGEERPAFGKRCRTEDSHHTHSGLQHHSHTGNATSQSKSNTHACSHNGLSAETDHRDSEHEDSFLYKTERNKE; encoded by the exons ATGACCATAGTTGACAAACCATCAGAGCAGTCTGACCCTGAGTCAGGTCAGCTCAAGCTCTCAGGCTCCCTGTTGTCATTGACGCCTGGTGATATGGATGGAGGCTCTGCTAACTGGGGCATAGGCTCTCCACCCTCAGATACCTCCAAAGCGAAGACCTGTGTGGAGCCCACCCCTGGAGCTGCTGTTTACAGCAGCGGCACAGCAGCCACAGGAGACAGACAGAAGGAGCAGG TGGTGACCGGCGGTGATGGTATTGCTCCCCCGCAGAAAGTTCTCTTCCCTGCGGAGCGAATCAGTCTGCAGTGGAACCAGGTCCATCGCATTGGAGCGGGACTCCATAACCTGGGCAACACTTGCTTCCTAAACTCTGCCCTGCAGTGTCTCAGTTACACTGCTCCCCTTGCGAACTACATGCTCTCCCGGGAGCATTCGAAAACAT GTCATGAACCCAACTTCTGTATGATGTGCATCATGCAGAATCATATTATTCAAGTCTTTGCCAACTCTGGAAATGTCATAAAGCCCATTGGTGTTCTCAATGAGCTAAAAC GAATCGCAAAGCATTTTCGCTTTGGGAATCAGGAAGATGCTCATGAGTTTTTGCGGTACATAATTGATGCTATGCAAAGGTCGTGCCTCCCTGGAAATAA ATTAGACAGGCAAACCCAGGCAACTACATTCGTCCATCAAGTTTTTGGAGGCTACCTACGATCGAGAG TGAAATGCCTGAACTGCAAAGCAGTCTCTGATACGTTTGACCCCTTCCTGGATGTTGCTTTGGAAATAAAG ACTGCCCAGAACATCACCAAAGCTCTAGAACAGTTTGTTAAGCCTGAACAACTGGATGGAGAGAATGCCTACAAATGCACCAA GTGTAAAAAAATGGTGCCCGCCTCCAAGAGATTCACCGTTCATCGCACTTCCAGCGTGCTGACCATTTCCCTGAAACGCTTCGCAAACTTCAATGGTGGAAAGATTGCCAAG GATGTGAGGTACCCCGAGCATCTGGACATGCGTCCATTTATGTCTCAGTCTCACGGAGAGCCCTTGAATTACCTTCTGTACGCTGTGCTGGTTCACTCGGGATTCAGCTGCCACGCTGGGCACTACTACTGCTACATCAAG GCCAGCAGCGGTCAGTGGTATCAGATGAATGACGCTTCAGTCACTGTCAGCGACATCAGAACGGTCCTCAACCAACAAGCCTATGTCCTGTTTTACATCAG ATCCCTAGACTTGAAAAATGGAGTGGAACACAACCATTGCAGTCGAATGCCTGGCCAGTCCTCCCCACGCCCCATTCTCGCACCGCGACCAGCCGGGCCCCAGCCGTCCTCTACCGGCTTCATCGGGCCTCagctgcccccccacatggccaag aactCCCCACACGTAAATGGGACCGGCTCCGTTCGAGGGCTACCCTCCTGCTCGAAGCCTAGTAGCAGCCTTGTAAGCAGAACAGGGTCCAGCATTCCTTCCAGTACCATTGCCTCCCAGGTGCTTAATCGGCCCACCAGGATCCCCGAGTCTGCCAAGAGGCAGAAGCTGTCCTTCCTCATTGGTCAGGGGAAGACAGTGCGGCCTCCCGGGAGCCAGCCAGCCCTTCATTACAACCCCAGCTGCTCGTCATCCATTACCTCCCAGCTACAAACACAACCCTCATCGTCCACTGCCACTGCCTCCTCTTCCTGCTCACGGTCTACCTCAGAAAATCTGCCAGCTGCAGTGTCCCGGCCCGGCCTTCCCCACGTCTCTCAGGGCTCCCGTGTGAACGGCACTTCCCATAACCACTGTGCCGCTTTCCTGGTGCCCTACGGCCAGGAGTCCTCCGAAGAGTCCGACCAGGAAGGAGGAGCCATGGAGAATGGCCTTGCTGGGCCTCATGGCATGCCCGCTGTAAACGGGAGCAGCAGGGTTATTACCGCAGAGACCCATGTGTGGGAGAATGGCTCGGGACCATCCCATAATGGCAGTAGACCAAGCCAGAATGGGCTACACAAGGTCAATGGTGTCAACCATAGTGAGAAG GTCTCTCCTGAGGCACTGGGCCTAAGTTGTTCTCAGAATCCGTCTCCCAGAGTGGGTGACGGCAGAGACGCCCCAGCCAGTGTTACAGAGACCCTGGACACAAACCCTGTGGAGATTGGGCCTGG CAAAGAAGCATTGCTTCCTACAGCCTCCTCCTCCCAAATGGGTCAACCCCGCAGCTGTACCTCTGTCCAAGACAACAATGCCTCCACTAAAGGAATAAGAGCTAGCAGTCACTTGAATGAGCTCGCCGACCCTGTGTCCAGTGTGGCCTCTGATCCCGGTCTGACACTGGATAGAAATACTACGACTGAAGTTAAAGCTAAGCCAATTGATGTGGTCTCTCAAACCGCTGGTGATGTTTCTCAAAACAACACTGTCACCTTGATGGATGCTCCCGGTGCCTCTAACCACGGCTCCACAGATGCTGGTTCCATTAACAGTTTGCCATCTGGTCCAAGCCTGGTTTCTGGAAGTGTCCTTTCTAGAGTGAAGGAAAGCACAGAAGCTGCAAAAGCAGCATGGAGAAATACCTCTGAAAGCAGCGGCCATATACCCAGGTTTGAGAGCAAAGGGGAGTCTAAGGAGTCCAACCCAAGACACAGTGCCAGGGAAGGAAAGGGGGCCGTGGATAAAGCAGTCCACCTCTTTAGAAACTGGGATCGAGGGCCAGAGAAACACCGGCACCGTCGGGAGAGAAGCCGGGACCGGAGCAGGGAGAGGAGCCGGGCCCAGAGCAGGGAGAGGAGCCGTGAGAGAAGCCGGGACCGGAGCAGGGAGAGGAGCCGTGAGAGAAGCCGGGACCGGAGCAGGGAGAGGAGCCGGGACCGGAGCCATGAGAGAAGCCGGGACCGGAGCAGGGAGAGGAGCCGTGAGAGAAGCCGGGACCGGAGCAGGGAGAGGAGCCGTGAGAGAAGCCGGGACCGGAGCAGGGAGAGAAGCCGGGACCGGAGCCGTGAGAGAAGCCGGGCCCGGAGCCGTGAGAGGAGCCGGGACCGGAGCCGTGAGAGGAGCCGTGAGAGGAGCCGGGACCGGAGCCGTGAGAGGAGCCGGGACCGGAGCCGTGAGAGGAGCCGGGACCGGAGCCGTGAGAGGAGCCGGGACCGGAGCTGGGACCGGAGCCGCTACAAGCATGACCGGAGCTACCGCTCTTATAGGGACAGGTCTCGCAGTCGGGACCGACACCACAGGGATAGGGAGGCAGAGAGACGTTGGGATCGCTTTGGACACTACAGCAGGGAGCACTACCACCGGTCCAAAGAAGATCGAGACCGTAGACACGGTGAACACGACCATGATTACGACAGGCTCCTGGGGTACCGTCGCCGGGAGGAGCTCTGCAGCCAGAGGCGCCGTTCAGAGGAGGGACGAGGACGGGGGCACCACACTCAGGACGGAGACCACGGCAGAGCCAGGCACTCGCCCCAAGCCACTGCATCGCCACCCCCTGGCCGTGCCAGAGGCTCCCACATGCGACTACCCATACAGGAGCAGCACTCTGAGGACCGTCACACCAAGAAACACAAAAAgtccaagaaaaagaaaaaagcaaaGGACAAGTATCGGGAGCATTG GGGCCAAGATACATTTGAGAGGAACTCCGACGGCAGCTCCAGgaagcacaagaagaagaagaggtcGAGACATGAGGCAGACTCCCCATGCGAGAGCCGCTCCAGCCTAAGTGGTGAGGAGCACCGTGGTAGCGACTACGACAAGGCAAGCCGCAAGCGGCAGCACCACGGGGAAGAGCGCCCAGCCTTTGGCAAACGCTGCCGGACTGAGGACAGCCATCACACTCACAGTGGGCTGCAGCACCACAGCCATACAG GGAACGCCACATCTCAGTCAAAGAGTAACACTCACGCATGCTCTCATAATGGCCTGAGTGCAGAGACGGACCACAGAGACTCGGAGCATGAAGATTCTTTCCTCTATAAGACTGAAAGAAACAAGG aatga
- the usp42 gene encoding ubiquitin carboxyl-terminal hydrolase 42 isoform X4 — MTIVDKPSEQSDPESGQLKLSGSLLSLTPGDMDGGSANWGIGSPPSDTSKAKTCVEPTPGAAVYSSGTAATGDRQKEQVVTGGDGIAPPQKVLFPAERISLQWNQVHRIGAGLHNLGNTCFLNSALQCLSYTAPLANYMLSREHSKTCHEPNFCMMCIMQNHIIQVFANSGNVIKPIGVLNELKRIAKHFRFGNQEDAHEFLRYIIDAMQRSCLPGNKLDRQTQATTFVHQVFGGYLRSRVKCLNCKAVSDTFDPFLDVALEIKTAQNITKALEQFVKPEQLDGENAYKCTKCKKMVPASKRFTVHRTSSVLTISLKRFANFNGGKIAKDVRYPEHLDMRPFMSQSHGEPLNYLLYAVLVHSGFSCHAGHYYCYIKASSGQWYQMNDASVTVSDIRTVLNQQAYVLFYIRSLDLKNGVEHNHCSRMPGQSSPRPILAPRPAGPQPSSTGFIGPQLPPHMAKNSPHVNGTGSVRGLPSCSKPSSSLVSRTGSSIPSSTIASQVLNRPTRIPESAKRQKLSFLIGQGKTVRPPGSQPALHYNPSCSSSITSQLQTQPSSSTATASSSCSRSTSENLPAAVSRPGLPHVSQGSRVNGTSHNHCAAFLVPYGQESSEESDQEGGAMENGLAGPHGMPAVNGSSRVITAETHVWENGSGPSHNGSRPSQNGLHKVNGVNHSEKVSPEALGLSCSQNPSPRVGDGRDAPASVTETLDTNPVEIGPGKEALLPTASSSQMGQPRSCTSVQDNNASTKGIRASSHLNELADPVSSVASDPGLTLDRNTTTEVKAKPIDVVSQTAGDVSQNNTVTLMDAPGASNHGSTDAGSINSLPSGPSLVSGSVLSRVKESTEAAKAAWRNTSESSGHIPRFESKGESKESNPRHSAREGKGAVDKAVHLFRNWDRGPEKHRHRRERSRDRSRERSRAQSRERSRERSRDRSRERSRERSRDRSRERSRDRSHERSRDRSRERSRERSRDRSRERSRERSRDRSRERSRDRSRERSRARSRERSRDRSRERSRERSRDRSRERSRDRSRERSRDRSRERSRDRSWDRSRYKHDRSYRSYRDRSRSRDRHHRDREAERRWDRFGHYSREHYHRSKEDRDRRHGEHDHDYDRLLGYRRREELCSQRRRSEEGRGRGHHTQDGDHGRARHSPQATASPPPGRARGSHMRLPIQEQHSEDRHTKKHKKSKKKKKAKDKYREHWGQDTFERNSDGSSRKHKKKKRSRHEADSPCESRSSLSGEEHRGSDYDKASRKRQHHGEERPAFGKRCRTEDSHHTHSGLQHHSHTGNATSQSKSNTHACSHNGLSAETDHRDSEHEDSFLYKTERNKDHGFCERLLQKK; from the exons ATGACCATAGTTGACAAACCATCAGAGCAGTCTGACCCTGAGTCAGGTCAGCTCAAGCTCTCAGGCTCCCTGTTGTCATTGACGCCTGGTGATATGGATGGAGGCTCTGCTAACTGGGGCATAGGCTCTCCACCCTCAGATACCTCCAAAGCGAAGACCTGTGTGGAGCCCACCCCTGGAGCTGCTGTTTACAGCAGCGGCACAGCAGCCACAGGAGACAGACAGAAGGAGCAGG TGGTGACCGGCGGTGATGGTATTGCTCCCCCGCAGAAAGTTCTCTTCCCTGCGGAGCGAATCAGTCTGCAGTGGAACCAGGTCCATCGCATTGGAGCGGGACTCCATAACCTGGGCAACACTTGCTTCCTAAACTCTGCCCTGCAGTGTCTCAGTTACACTGCTCCCCTTGCGAACTACATGCTCTCCCGGGAGCATTCGAAAACAT GTCATGAACCCAACTTCTGTATGATGTGCATCATGCAGAATCATATTATTCAAGTCTTTGCCAACTCTGGAAATGTCATAAAGCCCATTGGTGTTCTCAATGAGCTAAAAC GAATCGCAAAGCATTTTCGCTTTGGGAATCAGGAAGATGCTCATGAGTTTTTGCGGTACATAATTGATGCTATGCAAAGGTCGTGCCTCCCTGGAAATAA ATTAGACAGGCAAACCCAGGCAACTACATTCGTCCATCAAGTTTTTGGAGGCTACCTACGATCGAGAG TGAAATGCCTGAACTGCAAAGCAGTCTCTGATACGTTTGACCCCTTCCTGGATGTTGCTTTGGAAATAAAG ACTGCCCAGAACATCACCAAAGCTCTAGAACAGTTTGTTAAGCCTGAACAACTGGATGGAGAGAATGCCTACAAATGCACCAA GTGTAAAAAAATGGTGCCCGCCTCCAAGAGATTCACCGTTCATCGCACTTCCAGCGTGCTGACCATTTCCCTGAAACGCTTCGCAAACTTCAATGGTGGAAAGATTGCCAAG GATGTGAGGTACCCCGAGCATCTGGACATGCGTCCATTTATGTCTCAGTCTCACGGAGAGCCCTTGAATTACCTTCTGTACGCTGTGCTGGTTCACTCGGGATTCAGCTGCCACGCTGGGCACTACTACTGCTACATCAAG GCCAGCAGCGGTCAGTGGTATCAGATGAATGACGCTTCAGTCACTGTCAGCGACATCAGAACGGTCCTCAACCAACAAGCCTATGTCCTGTTTTACATCAG ATCCCTAGACTTGAAAAATGGAGTGGAACACAACCATTGCAGTCGAATGCCTGGCCAGTCCTCCCCACGCCCCATTCTCGCACCGCGACCAGCCGGGCCCCAGCCGTCCTCTACCGGCTTCATCGGGCCTCagctgcccccccacatggccaag aactCCCCACACGTAAATGGGACCGGCTCCGTTCGAGGGCTACCCTCCTGCTCGAAGCCTAGTAGCAGCCTTGTAAGCAGAACAGGGTCCAGCATTCCTTCCAGTACCATTGCCTCCCAGGTGCTTAATCGGCCCACCAGGATCCCCGAGTCTGCCAAGAGGCAGAAGCTGTCCTTCCTCATTGGTCAGGGGAAGACAGTGCGGCCTCCCGGGAGCCAGCCAGCCCTTCATTACAACCCCAGCTGCTCGTCATCCATTACCTCCCAGCTACAAACACAACCCTCATCGTCCACTGCCACTGCCTCCTCTTCCTGCTCACGGTCTACCTCAGAAAATCTGCCAGCTGCAGTGTCCCGGCCCGGCCTTCCCCACGTCTCTCAGGGCTCCCGTGTGAACGGCACTTCCCATAACCACTGTGCCGCTTTCCTGGTGCCCTACGGCCAGGAGTCCTCCGAAGAGTCCGACCAGGAAGGAGGAGCCATGGAGAATGGCCTTGCTGGGCCTCATGGCATGCCCGCTGTAAACGGGAGCAGCAGGGTTATTACCGCAGAGACCCATGTGTGGGAGAATGGCTCGGGACCATCCCATAATGGCAGTAGACCAAGCCAGAATGGGCTACACAAGGTCAATGGTGTCAACCATAGTGAGAAG GTCTCTCCTGAGGCACTGGGCCTAAGTTGTTCTCAGAATCCGTCTCCCAGAGTGGGTGACGGCAGAGACGCCCCAGCCAGTGTTACAGAGACCCTGGACACAAACCCTGTGGAGATTGGGCCTGG CAAAGAAGCATTGCTTCCTACAGCCTCCTCCTCCCAAATGGGTCAACCCCGCAGCTGTACCTCTGTCCAAGACAACAATGCCTCCACTAAAGGAATAAGAGCTAGCAGTCACTTGAATGAGCTCGCCGACCCTGTGTCCAGTGTGGCCTCTGATCCCGGTCTGACACTGGATAGAAATACTACGACTGAAGTTAAAGCTAAGCCAATTGATGTGGTCTCTCAAACCGCTGGTGATGTTTCTCAAAACAACACTGTCACCTTGATGGATGCTCCCGGTGCCTCTAACCACGGCTCCACAGATGCTGGTTCCATTAACAGTTTGCCATCTGGTCCAAGCCTGGTTTCTGGAAGTGTCCTTTCTAGAGTGAAGGAAAGCACAGAAGCTGCAAAAGCAGCATGGAGAAATACCTCTGAAAGCAGCGGCCATATACCCAGGTTTGAGAGCAAAGGGGAGTCTAAGGAGTCCAACCCAAGACACAGTGCCAGGGAAGGAAAGGGGGCCGTGGATAAAGCAGTCCACCTCTTTAGAAACTGGGATCGAGGGCCAGAGAAACACCGGCACCGTCGGGAGAGAAGCCGGGACCGGAGCAGGGAGAGGAGCCGGGCCCAGAGCAGGGAGAGGAGCCGTGAGAGAAGCCGGGACCGGAGCAGGGAGAGGAGCCGTGAGAGAAGCCGGGACCGGAGCAGGGAGAGGAGCCGGGACCGGAGCCATGAGAGAAGCCGGGACCGGAGCAGGGAGAGGAGCCGTGAGAGAAGCCGGGACCGGAGCAGGGAGAGGAGCCGTGAGAGAAGCCGGGACCGGAGCAGGGAGAGAAGCCGGGACCGGAGCCGTGAGAGAAGCCGGGCCCGGAGCCGTGAGAGGAGCCGGGACCGGAGCCGTGAGAGGAGCCGTGAGAGGAGCCGGGACCGGAGCCGTGAGAGGAGCCGGGACCGGAGCCGTGAGAGGAGCCGGGACCGGAGCCGTGAGAGGAGCCGGGACCGGAGCTGGGACCGGAGCCGCTACAAGCATGACCGGAGCTACCGCTCTTATAGGGACAGGTCTCGCAGTCGGGACCGACACCACAGGGATAGGGAGGCAGAGAGACGTTGGGATCGCTTTGGACACTACAGCAGGGAGCACTACCACCGGTCCAAAGAAGATCGAGACCGTAGACACGGTGAACACGACCATGATTACGACAGGCTCCTGGGGTACCGTCGCCGGGAGGAGCTCTGCAGCCAGAGGCGCCGTTCAGAGGAGGGACGAGGACGGGGGCACCACACTCAGGACGGAGACCACGGCAGAGCCAGGCACTCGCCCCAAGCCACTGCATCGCCACCCCCTGGCCGTGCCAGAGGCTCCCACATGCGACTACCCATACAGGAGCAGCACTCTGAGGACCGTCACACCAAGAAACACAAAAAgtccaagaaaaagaaaaaagcaaaGGACAAGTATCGGGAGCATTG GGGCCAAGATACATTTGAGAGGAACTCCGACGGCAGCTCCAGgaagcacaagaagaagaagaggtcGAGACATGAGGCAGACTCCCCATGCGAGAGCCGCTCCAGCCTAAGTGGTGAGGAGCACCGTGGTAGCGACTACGACAAGGCAAGCCGCAAGCGGCAGCACCACGGGGAAGAGCGCCCAGCCTTTGGCAAACGCTGCCGGACTGAGGACAGCCATCACACTCACAGTGGGCTGCAGCACCACAGCCATACAG GGAACGCCACATCTCAGTCAAAGAGTAACACTCACGCATGCTCTCATAATGGCCTGAGTGCAGAGACGGACCACAGAGACTCGGAGCATGAAGATTCTTTCCTCTATAAGACTGAAAGAAACAAGG ACCATGGATTTTGTGAACGCCTTCTTCAAAAGAAGTGA